From Deltaproteobacteria bacterium RBG_16_64_85, the proteins below share one genomic window:
- a CDS encoding 4Fe-4S ferredoxin has protein sequence MAYKITEECIACDVCVPECPAECIAVGDPVYIIDAEKCTDCAACAGVCPTAACVPA, from the coding sequence ATGGCGTACAAGATCACGGAGGAATGCATCGCCTGCGACGTGTGCGTACCGGAGTGCCCCGCCGAGTGCATTGCGGTGGGGGACCCCGTCTACATCATCGATGCGGAGAAGTGCACCGATTGCGCCGCCTGCGCGGGGGTGTGCCCCACCGCCGCGTGCGTTCCGGCGTAG